A genomic region of uncultured Paludibaculum sp. contains the following coding sequences:
- a CDS encoding PQQ-binding-like beta-propeller repeat protein codes for MRTIGALVLIALTTAGVATPQGRPVDWPSVGGDARRTGWEKSDVRITKDNLKDFQLVLKRKLDGPAPGASALTPPVVIGLLISYKGFKELGFVSGNSGDLWAIDLDLNRPFWHTKLDSSKQGGPQCAGMATAPALTPPAVFGRRPGGPRPAGGTAARPKLPERLGGGGFGGSRSVYALTGDGMLHMVNSSDGSDQYPALKFLPANARPSSLLMTDNTVYAMTNTGCGGAPNALHAIDLAQEETSPVSFALSGAAANGTGGFAVGNDGTVYVQTGAGTPDPAAGKWGNTLIALTSKKVEQKDYFLLPQAPATKKNPALNVTTPVVFELAGRDVIATAAPDGRIYLLDSKSLGGADHKTPLAKSAVIPSAQGGFTGGLSSWEDADGARWIAAPVSGALNAAFKPASTNGATPNGSIITFRVEEKDGKAELIPAWVSRDLKAPVPPVITSGALFALSTAGQATLYGLDAATGKELYSTGNQVTAPGSVTGLTVANGRVFFTTTDNTLYGFGIFLEI; via the coding sequence ATGAGAACGATTGGTGCTCTGGTCCTGATCGCATTGACAACCGCCGGCGTCGCTACGCCGCAAGGACGCCCCGTTGATTGGCCATCCGTCGGCGGCGACGCCCGCCGCACAGGCTGGGAGAAGAGCGACGTCCGCATCACGAAGGACAACCTCAAGGACTTCCAACTCGTTCTAAAACGCAAGCTCGACGGACCCGCGCCCGGCGCCTCCGCACTCACGCCGCCGGTGGTCATCGGCCTGCTCATCTCCTACAAGGGCTTCAAGGAACTTGGCTTTGTCTCAGGTAACTCCGGCGATCTGTGGGCCATCGATCTCGACCTGAACCGCCCCTTCTGGCACACGAAACTGGATTCCTCAAAACAGGGCGGCCCGCAGTGTGCCGGCATGGCCACCGCGCCCGCTCTCACGCCGCCTGCGGTCTTTGGACGCCGTCCGGGCGGACCCCGGCCCGCTGGTGGAACCGCTGCCCGCCCCAAGCTACCTGAACGCTTGGGCGGCGGGGGCTTCGGCGGATCCCGCTCAGTCTACGCCCTCACCGGCGACGGCATGCTGCACATGGTGAACTCGTCCGATGGCAGCGATCAGTACCCCGCGCTGAAGTTCCTGCCTGCCAATGCCAGGCCCTCCAGCCTGCTGATGACCGACAACACCGTCTACGCCATGACGAATACCGGTTGCGGCGGCGCGCCCAACGCCCTCCATGCGATCGATCTGGCGCAGGAAGAGACATCGCCTGTGTCCTTCGCGCTTTCCGGCGCCGCTGCCAACGGCACGGGCGGCTTTGCCGTCGGCAACGATGGCACCGTTTATGTCCAGACCGGAGCCGGCACGCCCGATCCAGCCGCCGGCAAATGGGGCAATACGCTCATCGCCCTGACGTCCAAGAAGGTCGAGCAGAAGGACTACTTCCTACTGCCACAGGCGCCTGCGACGAAAAAGAATCCCGCCCTGAACGTCACGACGCCCGTGGTCTTCGAACTCGCGGGCCGCGACGTCATCGCCACGGCCGCACCCGATGGACGCATCTACCTTCTCGATTCCAAGTCCCTCGGCGGCGCTGACCACAAGACCCCGCTCGCCAAGAGCGCGGTGATCCCTTCCGCCCAAGGTGGATTCACAGGTGGCCTCTCCTCCTGGGAAGACGCCGACGGCGCGCGCTGGATTGCAGCCCCGGTCTCTGGTGCGCTGAACGCCGCCTTCAAGCCCGCCTCCACCAACGGCGCAACACCCAACGGCTCCATCATCACCTTCCGTGTCGAGGAGAAGGACGGCAAGGCGGAACTCATCCCTGCCTGGGTTTCGCGCGACTTGAAGGCGCCCGTGCCGCCGGTTATCACCAGCGGCGCGCTGTTCGCCCTCTCCACAGCCGGCCAGGCGACACTCTACGGGCTCGACGCGGCTACGGGCAAGGAACTCTACTCCACCGGAAACCAGGTGACCGCCCCGGGCAGTGTAACCGGCCTTACAGTCGCGAATGGGCGAGTCTTCTTCACCACCACCGACAACACGCTCTACGGCTTCGGCATCTTCCTCGAGATCTGA
- a CDS encoding tetratricopeptide repeat protein: MRLPLLVLIVTTMAIAQDGPPAGRAPLKVRAAQGDAEAQFTLAKNYEAGRGGLTKDYEQAHHWYLLSANQGDPWAQASLGLLYRFGKGVPKDPVQAYMWFTLSIAGTKGPDADSIVELRDAVVAHMSKEEIAEATRLAHAWKPTPVVQP; encoded by the coding sequence ATGCGACTTCCACTGCTGGTGCTGATTGTGACGACGATGGCCATTGCCCAGGACGGGCCGCCCGCCGGACGTGCTCCGCTGAAGGTCCGAGCCGCCCAGGGGGACGCCGAGGCACAGTTCACTTTGGCCAAAAACTATGAGGCCGGGCGCGGCGGGCTGACGAAGGATTACGAGCAGGCACACCACTGGTACCTGCTATCCGCCAACCAGGGTGACCCGTGGGCGCAGGCGAGCCTTGGCCTGCTTTACCGGTTTGGAAAGGGCGTGCCCAAGGATCCCGTGCAAGCGTACATGTGGTTCACTCTGTCCATCGCAGGCACAAAGGGGCCGGATGCCGACTCGATTGTCGAACTGAGAGACGCGGTCGTGGCCCACATGAGCAAAGAGGAGATTGCGGAGGCGACCAGACTGGCCCATGCCTGGAAGCCGACGCCGGTTGTGCAGCCATGA
- a CDS encoding DUF1080 domain-containing protein: MGSIFVPSKLMRVIVCGMALGAVVCAQQAPPPSGAGGQGRPRGAGRGMNPANLVPPLEEAGFQQIFDGKSMNGWDADPDFWRVEDGVLVGETKVDHQPKQNIFAIWRGGKPADFEFKAQYRMTGGNSGIQYRSIERPDVNKWVLQGYQADIDAQQQYTGQIYEERGRGFLALRGMFAYVGDGKKTGMVGKVGENEELKGFIKSDDWNEIHIIARGNTIIQLINGHVMSELVDDDTAKRKMDGLIGVQLHLTNTGMKIEVRNVRLKTF, encoded by the coding sequence ATGGGATCGATTTTCGTTCCATCCAAGCTGATGAGGGTGATTGTATGCGGCATGGCGCTTGGCGCCGTGGTCTGCGCGCAGCAGGCACCGCCGCCCAGTGGGGCTGGTGGGCAGGGGCGGCCTCGGGGTGCGGGCCGAGGGATGAATCCGGCGAATCTGGTGCCGCCGTTGGAGGAGGCCGGGTTCCAGCAGATCTTCGACGGGAAGTCGATGAACGGCTGGGACGCGGATCCTGACTTCTGGCGTGTGGAGGATGGTGTGTTGGTGGGTGAGACGAAGGTGGACCACCAGCCGAAGCAGAACATTTTTGCGATCTGGCGGGGCGGAAAGCCGGCGGATTTCGAGTTCAAGGCGCAGTACCGCATGACGGGCGGCAACAGCGGCATCCAATATCGCAGCATTGAACGGCCGGATGTGAACAAGTGGGTGCTGCAGGGGTATCAGGCGGACATCGACGCGCAGCAGCAGTACACCGGGCAGATCTATGAAGAGCGCGGACGAGGCTTCCTGGCGCTGCGCGGGATGTTTGCCTATGTCGGCGACGGCAAGAAGACAGGCATGGTGGGCAAGGTCGGCGAGAATGAGGAACTGAAGGGCTTCATCAAGAGTGACGACTGGAACGAGATTCACATCATCGCGCGCGGCAACACGATCATCCAGTTGATCAACGGCCACGTAATGAGCGAACTGGTGGACGACGACACAGCGAAGCGCAAGATGGACGGCCTGATCGGTGTCCAGTTGCACCTCACGAACACGGGCATGAAGATTGAAGTCCGCAATGTGCGGCTGAAGACTTTCTAG
- a CDS encoding carboxypeptidase regulatory-like domain-containing protein, with protein MQHSPAWRVALGAAALAVLGACSRPQSAQKQEKAAPTYFKVDAGTAGTIKGTIRFTGKKPARRVIDMDQEPECAHLHKDGKVMDEEVVVNANGTLANVFVYLKKGLEGKEFEAPSAPVVINQKGCWFEPRVLGMQTGQSLKVTNSDPVTHNIHPMAKVNNEWNHSQGPEDPPLSRKFVREEVMIRVKCNVHSWMRAWVGVVPHPYFAVTGADGSFEIRNVPPGTYTLAAWQERFGSEEQALTLAPSSQQNVTFTFKGE; from the coding sequence ATGCAACACAGCCCTGCGTGGCGCGTCGCCCTGGGAGCGGCGGCGCTGGCGGTTCTCGGCGCGTGCTCCCGTCCCCAATCGGCGCAGAAGCAGGAGAAGGCAGCCCCTACATACTTCAAGGTGGATGCAGGCACGGCGGGCACCATCAAAGGCACCATCCGGTTCACAGGGAAGAAGCCCGCGCGGCGCGTAATCGATATGGACCAGGAACCGGAGTGCGCCCACCTGCACAAAGACGGGAAGGTGATGGACGAAGAAGTGGTGGTGAATGCCAACGGCACGCTGGCCAATGTCTTCGTGTACCTAAAGAAGGGGCTGGAGGGCAAGGAGTTTGAAGCGCCTTCAGCGCCGGTGGTGATCAATCAGAAAGGTTGCTGGTTTGAGCCACGAGTGCTTGGCATGCAAACAGGGCAGTCGTTGAAGGTAACCAATTCCGATCCGGTGACGCATAATATCCATCCGATGGCGAAAGTCAACAACGAGTGGAATCACAGTCAGGGGCCCGAGGATCCGCCGCTGTCGCGCAAGTTTGTGCGCGAGGAGGTGATGATCCGTGTGAAGTGCAACGTGCACAGTTGGATGCGCGCGTGGGTGGGCGTTGTGCCTCATCCCTACTTCGCGGTGACGGGGGCCGATGGCTCGTTCGAGATTCGCAATGTTCCTCCGGGCACGTACACGCTGGCAGCCTGGCAGGAGCGGTTCGGGTCGGAGGAGCAGGCGCTGACGCTGGCCCCTTCGTCGCAGCAGAACGTCACATTCACGTTCAAGGGAGAGTAA
- a CDS encoding helix-hairpin-helix domain-containing protein, whose product MTGSQPGRLFPSTSIAGFAFIALFAALPAAAQQKSKLPEGPGRATTEKLCGSCHGTNIFVNRRESREGWSGVVEDMIQRGAKGDDDQWGEVVDYLSEHLSKSTPVARVNVNTADEKDLAAGLGLPDSQAAAIVKYREQNGKFKTIDDLLKVPGIKAAAVQSKKGSIDF is encoded by the coding sequence ATGACAGGATCTCAGCCAGGCCGCCTCTTTCCCTCCACGTCGATCGCCGGCTTCGCGTTCATTGCTCTGTTCGCCGCGCTGCCGGCCGCGGCCCAGCAGAAATCGAAACTACCCGAAGGGCCCGGCCGTGCCACCACGGAAAAACTCTGCGGCTCCTGCCACGGGACGAATATCTTCGTGAATCGCCGCGAAAGCCGTGAGGGCTGGAGTGGCGTCGTCGAGGACATGATCCAGCGCGGCGCCAAGGGCGATGATGACCAGTGGGGCGAAGTCGTCGACTACCTTTCTGAGCACCTCTCCAAAAGCACACCGGTCGCACGCGTCAACGTCAACACAGCGGACGAGAAGGACCTTGCCGCCGGCCTGGGACTACCCGACTCGCAGGCCGCGGCCATCGTGAAATACCGCGAACAAAACGGCAAGTTCAAGACAATCGACGACCTGCTGAAGGTGCCTGGCATCAAGGCTGCCGCCGTTCAGTCCAAGAAGGGGAGCATCGACTTCTAG
- a CDS encoding cytochrome c3 family protein, producing the protein MLLLRMRVWVKSIIAIALFLCARTLSAQMSPGELSKAHQTLDGALKCASCHSFGTGGAHLKCLECHTEIRRRLEQKTGYHAQIVRGAGAATSSDCARCHAEHNGRAFQLVRWHTPKAKFDHRQAGFQLQGRHAALPCQQCHQPKNIVEPSRQELKQTDLSKTMLGLSRACASCHEDIHRGALGADCAKCHTQDQWKNPAEFQHDKTAFPLTGAHTRVRCDGCHKPAPALGNRVQYKNFVFQEFCKSCHADKHGGAFSADCQKCHTTETWKAVHNDSSFDHSRTKFPLLGLHRAVGCQKCHAGSNFRAPVPHEHCLDCHKDQHGGQLLSRNGGECAACHTESSWKTVRFDAAAHAQTRYPLSGRHAKVACENCHPGRGTSMNFHPASGSCLACHKDRHAGQFAGAPWQNQCEQCHEVESWKTVKYTLDNHARSGFALTGSHRAVPCSSCHRETTGIESIRFHGIGKDCAACHQNPHSDSASPALKGNWSCDQCHTSRNWRETAPFDHGPTGFVLLGRHRGAPCLGCHKPATASAHRTIVFNTAGKECATCHSDVHAGQFRTSAQAQPDCGSCHTSANWRTESFDHQKHSTFSLAGAHERVPCGMCHMGQATTTGRVVAYRGTPRRCEACHE; encoded by the coding sequence ATGCTCTTACTACGGATGCGGGTTTGGGTGAAAAGCATCATTGCCATCGCGCTGTTTTTGTGCGCCCGTACGCTGAGCGCACAGATGTCCCCCGGGGAACTATCCAAAGCGCACCAGACGTTGGACGGCGCGCTGAAATGTGCGAGCTGCCACAGTTTCGGAACGGGAGGCGCACATCTCAAGTGCCTGGAATGCCACACCGAGATTCGGCGGCGCCTCGAACAGAAAACCGGCTATCACGCCCAGATCGTACGGGGTGCCGGCGCCGCCACCTCCTCCGACTGCGCCCGGTGCCACGCTGAGCACAATGGGCGTGCCTTTCAGCTGGTCCGCTGGCATACTCCGAAAGCCAAGTTCGACCATCGCCAAGCCGGATTCCAGTTGCAGGGCCGCCACGCCGCCCTGCCCTGTCAGCAATGCCACCAGCCCAAGAACATCGTTGAGCCGTCCAGGCAGGAGTTGAAGCAGACCGATCTTTCGAAGACCATGCTGGGCCTGAGCAGAGCCTGCGCCAGTTGTCATGAAGACATCCATCGCGGGGCGCTGGGTGCCGACTGCGCAAAGTGCCATACACAGGATCAATGGAAGAATCCGGCTGAGTTCCAGCATGACAAGACCGCATTCCCGCTCACCGGCGCTCATACCCGGGTTCGTTGCGACGGCTGCCACAAACCGGCTCCGGCCCTAGGCAACCGGGTCCAGTACAAGAACTTTGTCTTCCAGGAATTCTGTAAGTCCTGCCATGCCGACAAGCACGGCGGCGCGTTCTCGGCCGACTGTCAGAAGTGCCACACCACCGAAACGTGGAAGGCCGTCCATAACGACTCGTCGTTCGACCACAGCCGCACGAAGTTCCCCCTACTGGGCCTGCACCGGGCCGTCGGCTGTCAGAAGTGCCACGCCGGATCGAACTTCCGCGCGCCCGTTCCCCATGAACACTGCCTCGATTGCCACAAGGACCAGCACGGCGGCCAACTGCTCTCTCGTAACGGTGGTGAATGCGCGGCCTGTCACACCGAATCAAGCTGGAAGACCGTCCGCTTCGACGCGGCCGCGCATGCCCAGACCCGCTATCCACTGTCCGGACGCCACGCCAAAGTGGCCTGTGAAAACTGCCACCCCGGCCGCGGCACGTCCATGAACTTCCATCCGGCGTCGGGCTCCTGTCTGGCCTGCCACAAGGACCGCCATGCCGGACAGTTTGCCGGCGCGCCGTGGCAGAACCAGTGTGAGCAGTGCCATGAGGTCGAAAGCTGGAAGACGGTGAAATACACTCTCGACAATCACGCCAGGAGCGGTTTCGCCCTCACCGGCAGCCATCGAGCCGTTCCTTGTTCCAGCTGCCATCGCGAGACCACGGGCATCGAATCCATCCGCTTCCACGGCATAGGGAAGGATTGCGCCGCCTGCCACCAGAATCCGCACAGCGACTCGGCCAGCCCGGCACTCAAAGGCAACTGGTCGTGCGATCAATGCCACACTTCCCGAAACTGGCGTGAGACCGCGCCCTTCGACCACGGTCCGACCGGATTCGTCCTGCTGGGGCGCCATCGCGGAGCCCCCTGCCTCGGCTGCCACAAGCCGGCCACCGCCAGCGCGCACCGCACCATCGTGTTCAATACGGCGGGCAAGGAGTGTGCCACCTGCCACTCCGATGTCCACGCTGGTCAGTTCCGCACATCCGCCCAGGCTCAGCCGGACTGCGGAAGCTGCCACACCTCCGCAAACTGGCGGACTGAATCCTTTGATCATCAGAAGCATTCCACGTTCTCCTTAGCCGGCGCCCACGAACGCGTGCCCTGCGGCATGTGTCATATGGGCCAAGCCACTACCACCGGCCGTGTAGTGGCCTATCGAGGAACTCCCAGACGTTGCGAGGCATGCCACGAATGA
- a CDS encoding beta-propeller fold lactonase family protein, with the protein MPTTRSALMVAATAAMLAGCAKPPEAPPPSSSAYRVYVTNEASGDMSVIDSATMNVIATVPLGKRPRGIHASPDGKTIYVALSGSPIAGPGMDESTLPPPDKSADGIGVFDVKQNKLVRVIHSGSDPENFDISKDGKRLYVSNEDVAGVSVLDLEHEKVIATLQTGEEPEGVRISPDGRWVFVTSEDAGTIAVVDTAANKVVNSFKVGRRPRSIAFLPDSATAWVNAENDGTVVLVDAVKHTVVDTVQLGERGVVKPMAVLLSPDASTLYVSTGRGKKVFILDVATRKVQASIEVGQRPWGIALSPDGKTLYSANGPSNDISVVDLATRQVSQKVKLTGSPWGVITLEQ; encoded by the coding sequence GTGCCAACAACGAGATCTGCGCTGATGGTGGCCGCCACGGCTGCGATGCTGGCCGGCTGCGCCAAGCCGCCCGAGGCGCCGCCGCCATCGTCGTCCGCCTATCGTGTGTATGTCACCAACGAGGCGTCGGGCGACATGAGCGTGATCGACTCGGCAACGATGAACGTGATTGCGACGGTGCCGCTGGGCAAACGGCCGCGCGGTATTCATGCGAGCCCCGACGGCAAGACGATCTATGTGGCGTTGAGCGGGTCGCCCATCGCCGGACCGGGGATGGATGAGAGCACGCTGCCCCCGCCCGACAAGAGCGCGGATGGCATCGGCGTCTTCGATGTGAAGCAGAACAAACTGGTGCGGGTGATCCACAGCGGGTCGGATCCGGAGAACTTCGACATCAGCAAGGACGGCAAACGGCTCTATGTGTCCAACGAGGATGTAGCGGGTGTCTCGGTGCTCGATTTGGAGCACGAAAAGGTGATTGCCACATTGCAGACTGGCGAGGAACCGGAGGGCGTCAGGATCAGTCCGGACGGCCGCTGGGTGTTCGTGACCTCCGAGGACGCGGGCACCATCGCAGTGGTGGACACGGCAGCGAACAAGGTCGTGAACTCGTTCAAAGTGGGCCGCAGGCCGCGTTCCATTGCTTTTCTGCCCGATAGCGCCACTGCTTGGGTGAATGCCGAGAATGACGGCACGGTGGTGCTGGTGGACGCGGTGAAGCACACAGTCGTGGATACCGTTCAACTGGGCGAACGTGGTGTGGTAAAGCCGATGGCCGTGCTGTTGTCGCCGGACGCCTCGACTCTATACGTGAGCACGGGCCGCGGCAAGAAGGTGTTCATCCTGGACGTGGCCACGCGGAAGGTGCAGGCGTCGATTGAGGTGGGGCAGCGTCCCTGGGGCATTGCGCTCTCACCGGATGGCAAGACCCTCTACTCGGCGAACGGTCCTTCGAACGACATCTCGGTCGTGGACCTGGCTACCCGCCAGGTGAGCCAGAAGGTGAAGTTGACCGGCTCGCCCTGGGGTGTGATCACTCTCGAACAGTAA
- a CDS encoding cytochrome c peroxidase produces the protein MKWSCSSIVLVSFLAASCQRIQQPGGERPIGRPIAVKVPLGLPEMVVPAGNPVTAEAVTLGRKLYYDRRVSGDDTIACASCHAPDKGFTDGQRFSTGFLNQQGTRNAPTVMNAAYSPVQFWDGRASSLEDQAGGPIANPVEMNQKYDVLVAKLQADKEYVELFEKAYGPGAITMGQVRNALASFERTVLCGNSAFDRYQYGGDKSALSSAAIRGLAIFRDKAKGNCTTCHPIGEKSALFTDGKFHNIGVGVNEEGVLTDLGRYQHTKVEADKGAVKTPSLRNVALTAPYMHDGSLKTLGAVLNYYAGGGNSNPQLDKELRPLRLNKAERDDLLAFLESLTGEMPADAGPPAN, from the coding sequence ATGAAGTGGTCCTGCAGTTCCATAGTGCTGGTTTCGTTTTTGGCAGCGTCGTGCCAGCGGATACAGCAACCGGGCGGAGAGCGGCCCATTGGCCGGCCCATCGCGGTGAAAGTGCCGCTGGGGCTGCCGGAGATGGTTGTGCCGGCCGGGAATCCCGTAACGGCGGAGGCAGTGACGCTGGGGCGCAAGCTGTACTATGACCGCCGGGTATCGGGGGACGATACGATTGCCTGCGCCAGTTGCCATGCTCCGGACAAGGGCTTCACGGATGGCCAACGCTTCTCGACGGGCTTTCTTAACCAGCAGGGCACGCGCAATGCGCCAACGGTGATGAATGCGGCGTACAGCCCGGTGCAGTTCTGGGATGGGCGCGCCTCGAGTTTGGAAGATCAGGCCGGCGGGCCCATCGCGAATCCGGTGGAGATGAATCAGAAGTACGATGTGCTGGTGGCGAAGTTGCAGGCGGACAAGGAGTACGTCGAGCTGTTTGAGAAGGCGTATGGCCCGGGCGCGATCACGATGGGCCAGGTGAGAAACGCGCTGGCAAGCTTCGAGCGAACGGTGCTCTGCGGAAACTCGGCCTTCGACCGGTATCAGTATGGCGGCGACAAGTCGGCGCTCTCATCGGCGGCGATTCGGGGGCTGGCGATCTTCCGGGACAAAGCCAAGGGCAATTGCACGACATGCCATCCGATTGGCGAGAAGAGTGCACTGTTTACTGACGGGAAGTTCCACAACATCGGCGTTGGCGTGAACGAAGAGGGCGTGCTGACAGATCTGGGCCGGTACCAACATACGAAAGTGGAGGCCGACAAGGGGGCGGTGAAGACTCCGTCACTGCGCAACGTCGCGTTGACCGCGCCGTACATGCACGACGGCAGTCTGAAGACCCTTGGCGCTGTTCTGAACTACTACGCCGGGGGGGGCAATTCGAATCCTCAGCTCGATAAGGAACTGCGGCCGCTGCGGCTCAACAAGGCCGAACGTGACGATCTGCTGGCGTTTCTCGAATCCCTCACCGGCGAAATGCCGGCAGATGCGGGCCCGCCGGCCAACTGA
- a CDS encoding PQQ-binding-like beta-propeller repeat protein, which produces MRRSNVWILSVVSCGLLWGADWPTDGGNPQRTAWQKDEKILNKDNVKNLKVLWKIQLDNVPQEMHSLFAPLIVENIPTAKGAKEIGIVGGISDNIYAIDLKTGELLWKRHFTYPVPERRGRPGDPLCPPGMTAAPTIGPAKADGSRTVYALAGDGKLHSLNAADGEEVTPPFPFGYPNGKHYSLNLWNDIIFTSTSQGCAGNPNQMWAVNLKDPEHKVMVAHPKSGGLWGRSGVAIDSTGTAWAPTGDGRYDAANQVYGNGLIGAQVQGTELKIRDWFEPSNWMWLQKRDLDMQVTPAIFDYKGRELMVTGSKECRVYLLDTRNAGGENHMVPMFRTQLLCNEEVDFQSAGIWGSMASWADGQGTRWALTPFWGPAHPDFKPPISHGPVEHGAVVAFKVEDVNGKPQLKPAWMSRDMDQAEPPVIANGIVYAYGSGENTRQAYPDKGLADYSPLRIKASTHAILYALDAQTGKELYSSGDEIKSFVHFGALSVANGRVYLGSFDSVLYCFGLPGK; this is translated from the coding sequence ATGCGACGAAGCAATGTTTGGATCCTAAGTGTGGTGAGCTGCGGCTTGCTCTGGGGCGCCGACTGGCCCACCGATGGGGGTAACCCCCAACGTACGGCCTGGCAGAAGGACGAGAAGATTCTCAACAAGGACAATGTAAAGAATCTCAAAGTCCTGTGGAAGATTCAGCTCGACAATGTACCGCAGGAGATGCACTCGCTCTTCGCCCCGCTCATCGTCGAGAACATCCCTACCGCCAAAGGCGCCAAGGAGATCGGCATCGTCGGCGGCATCTCCGACAACATCTACGCCATCGACCTTAAGACGGGGGAGTTGCTGTGGAAGCGGCACTTCACTTATCCGGTACCCGAGCGCCGGGGACGGCCCGGCGACCCGCTCTGCCCGCCCGGCATGACCGCCGCTCCCACCATCGGCCCCGCCAAGGCCGACGGCTCGCGCACCGTTTACGCACTCGCCGGCGACGGCAAACTCCACTCGCTGAACGCCGCGGACGGCGAGGAGGTCACCCCACCCTTCCCATTCGGCTATCCCAACGGTAAGCACTACTCTCTGAACCTCTGGAACGACATCATCTTCACCTCCACATCCCAAGGCTGCGCCGGCAATCCCAACCAGATGTGGGCCGTGAACCTCAAGGATCCCGAGCACAAGGTGATGGTCGCCCACCCCAAGAGTGGCGGGCTTTGGGGCCGTAGCGGCGTTGCGATCGACTCCACCGGCACCGCCTGGGCTCCGACCGGCGACGGCCGTTACGACGCCGCCAATCAGGTCTACGGCAACGGCCTCATCGGCGCGCAAGTCCAGGGCACTGAGCTCAAGATCCGGGACTGGTTTGAACCCTCCAACTGGATGTGGCTCCAGAAACGCGATCTCGACATGCAGGTCACTCCCGCCATCTTCGATTACAAAGGCCGCGAACTGATGGTCACGGGCAGCAAGGAATGCCGCGTCTATCTCCTGGACACCCGCAACGCCGGCGGCGAGAACCATATGGTGCCCATGTTCCGCACCCAGTTACTCTGCAACGAGGAGGTCGACTTCCAGTCCGCCGGCATCTGGGGCAGCATGGCCAGTTGGGCCGATGGCCAGGGAACCCGCTGGGCCCTCACACCTTTCTGGGGACCTGCCCATCCCGACTTCAAGCCACCCATCTCCCACGGTCCCGTCGAGCATGGCGCCGTCGTCGCCTTCAAAGTGGAAGACGTGAACGGCAAGCCGCAACTGAAGCCGGCATGGATGTCTCGAGACATGGACCAGGCCGAACCGCCCGTCATCGCCAACGGCATTGTCTACGCCTACGGCAGCGGGGAGAACACGCGGCAGGCCTATCCCGACAAGGGCCTGGCCGACTACAGCCCTCTGCGCATCAAGGCGTCCACACACGCTATCCTCTATGCCCTCGACGCACAGACCGGCAAGGAACTCTATTCCAGCGGCGACGAGATCAAGTCCTTCGTCCACTTCGGAGCCTTGTCCGTCGCCAACGGCCGCGTCTACCTCGGCTCGTTCGACAGCGTTCTCTACTGCTTCGGTCTGCCGGGGAAATAG
- a CDS encoding DUF1080 domain-containing protein: protein MKTIFRALAPLLLLAPVFAQAPAGDKDQKDWVQLFNGKSLDGWTPKITGYALGDNFGNTFRVEDGLLKVSYDKYDQFNNRFGHIFYKQSYSDYIIAVEYRFTGEQAKGGPAWAFRNSGIMIHCQDPASMGKDQDFPISIEVQLLGGNGKDARTNANVCTPGTNMVMDGQLVTKHCVNSTSKTFHGDQWVRVEAIVHGDSVIRHVVNGETVLTYEMAQIGGGSVSNFNPSAKPDGQLLTGGYISLQSESHPVEFRKVELLNLEGCIDPKAKNYKSYYIKADNTACKY from the coding sequence ATGAAAACGATCTTCCGCGCTCTCGCCCCGCTTCTGCTGCTGGCCCCCGTCTTCGCACAGGCGCCCGCCGGTGACAAGGACCAGAAGGATTGGGTCCAGCTCTTCAACGGGAAGAGTCTCGACGGCTGGACACCAAAGATCACGGGCTACGCCTTGGGCGACAACTTCGGGAACACATTCCGCGTCGAAGACGGCCTGCTCAAGGTCTCTTACGACAAGTACGACCAGTTCAACAACCGGTTCGGCCACATATTCTACAAGCAGAGCTACTCCGACTACATCATCGCCGTCGAATACCGCTTTACCGGCGAACAGGCCAAGGGCGGCCCGGCCTGGGCGTTCCGCAACAGTGGGATCATGATTCACTGCCAGGACCCCGCGTCCATGGGCAAGGATCAGGACTTTCCCATCTCCATCGAGGTCCAGCTACTCGGCGGCAATGGCAAGGACGCGCGCACCAACGCCAACGTGTGTACGCCAGGCACCAACATGGTGATGGATGGACAACTGGTGACAAAGCACTGCGTCAACTCGACATCCAAGACCTTCCACGGCGACCAGTGGGTGCGTGTCGAAGCCATCGTCCACGGAGACAGCGTCATCCGCCACGTCGTCAACGGCGAGACCGTGCTCACCTACGAGATGGCGCAGATCGGCGGAGGTTCCGTCTCGAACTTCAACCCCTCCGCCAAGCCCGACGGGCAGTTGCTTACCGGCGGCTACATCTCCCTGCAGAGCGAAAGCCATCCCGTGGAGTTCCGCAAGGTCGAACTGCTCAACCTGGAGGGCTGCATCGACCCCAAAGCAAAGAACTACAAGTCCTACTACATCAAAGCCGACAATACAGCCTGCAAGTACTGA